From Amycolatopsis sp. WQ 127309:
TAGCGCACGCCCTCGCCGAGGAACACCGGCACGAGGTCGATCGCCAGCTCGTCCAGCAGGCCGAGGGCGAGGCACTGCTGGGCGATGGCCGGGCCGGAGACGCCGACGTTGCCGTCACCCGCGGCTTTCGCCCGCTCGATCGCCGTCTCGACGTCCGGGCAGAACGTGAACGGCGCGAGGTTCTCCGCGGGCCAGTCCGCGGGCGGTGGGCGGTGCGTGACGACGAACGCCGTGCCGCCGCCGGGCGGGCGGCCGCCCCAGCCGTGGGTGTGGTCGAAGACCGTGCGGCCGCACACGAACGCGCTGTGCTCGGCCTGCGCCAGCTGCCGGCGGAGGTAGCCCGCGCTCGGCTCGGCGACGCGGAACGTCATCGGGTAGCCGACCATCGGCACCTCGACGTCGCCGGCGGAGTACCAGTCGAACAGCGGCCCGACGGAGTTGTCGGGCCGCGCGACGAACCCGTCCAGCGACATGCAGAAGCTCGCCGCGACGGTCATCTCAGGCGTCCTTCTCGAGCAGCGTGTCCAGGCGCTCGTACGAGTCGGTGATGCCGGCCTCCATGCCGCTTTCCACGGCCGCGTCGCGGGCTTCGACCGACGGGAACACCGAGTGGCCGTCGATCCGCGTCCGGCCGTCGCCGAGGCCGGTGAAGGTGATCGTCTCGAGGCAGACGTCGCCGGGCGCGCCCGCGAACTCGAAGGTCTGGATGATCTTACCGGCGCTCACCGTGTGGTAGACGCCGCGGAAGCGGTACTCGCCGCGGTCGTCGCGGTGGACGTAGTGGTAACCGCCGCCGGACCGCGCGTCCAGCTCCAGCAGTTCCATCTCCATGCCGTGCGGGCCCAGCCAGCGCACGATCAGGTCCGGGTCGGTGTAGGCCCGCAGCACCTTCTCCGGTGCCGCCGCGACCTCGCGGGTGACGTCGATGAACGGGGTGCCGGGCTGGGCGGTGATCGTGGTGCTCATCCGTTTTCCTCCAGGGTTTCCAGGACGGCGTCGAGCCGCCGGTAACTGCGTTCGGTGGCCAGCCGGTAGGTGTCGATCCAGCCGGTCAGCTCTTCGAGGGCGGCCGGGACGAGCCGGCACGGCCGCCGCTGGCCGTCGCGGCCGCGGCTGATCAGCCCGGCGTGCTCCAGCACCTGCAGGTGCCGGGAGATCGCCTGCTTGGTGATCGCGAAGGGCTCGGCCAGCTCGTTGACCGTCGCCTCGCCGCGGGAGAGCCGGGCGATCAGCGCGCGGCGCACGGGGTCGCCGAGTGCGGTGAACGCCCGATCCAGCCTCTCGTCGTCAACCGCCATCTTTATCAACCAATCTGTTTATCAACCGATGTGTTGACTATAAGAACGCGCGGGGCTGCCGTCAAGGAGGTGCCGAAAGTAGGGGGTGGCTCGCGTCGTCCGGCAGCCGACGGCGGGTGGGGCCGCTGCCTACTTTTGCGCTATGACCAGGCTTTTCGCGCTGCTCGGCGCGTTCTTCTTCCTGCTGGCGACCCCGGCTTCGGCCGCTCCCGCCCGGGAAGGCATCGACGATTACGTCCGCGCCTACCTCGACCACACCGGCCTGCCCGGCGCCGCGGTCGCCGTCACGCACGGCGCCGACGTCGTGCGCGTCGCCGGCTACGGCCACGACGCGGCGGGCGCGCCGATCACCGCGTCGACCCGGCTGCCGATCGCGTCGCTGAGCAAGTCGATGACGGCGTTCGCCGTGCTCCGGCTCGTCGACGCAGGCCGCGTCGGGCTCGATCAGCCGGTCACGCGCTACCTGCCGGAGTTCCGGCTCGCCGACCCGCGCGGCGCCCGGATCACCGTGCGGATGCTGCTCGACCAGACGTCCGGGATGGCCGACTCGGCGTTCCCCGACCTGACGCTGCCGCAGCCGCACACCCTCGCCGAAGCCGTCTCCCGGCTGCGGGACGCCGGCCTGGCCGACGAGCCGGGCGCGAAGTTCCACTACCACAACCCGAACTACGAGGTGGCCGCCCGGATCGTCGAGGTCGTGGCCGGTCAGCCGTTCGCAGAGTACCTGCGGACGCGGCTGTTCGCGCCGCTCGGCATGACCTCCAGTTCCACTGTGGACAGTCCACCGGCCGGTCTCTCGCCGGGGTACGTGCGGGCGTTCGGCTTCGCCGTCCCGGTCGGCGAGCCGGACTGGTTCACCGGCGGCAGCCACGGCGTGCTGAGCACCGCCACCGACCTGACGCGGTGGCTGATCGCGCAGCGGGACGGCGGCGGCGTGCTCTCGCCGGCGTCGGCCGCGCTCGCGCACACCCCGGCGCCCGGGCACGGCTACGCGTTCGGCTGGGGCGCCTACCGGCCGGGGCAGCTGTCCCACAACGGCGAGTGGTTCGGCCACACCGCCGCCCAGATCCTGCTGCCCGGCGGCTACGGCGTCACGGTGCTCGCCACCACCGGCCTGGCCCTGGACAACGACGCCGATTCGCTGGCGCAGGGCCTCGCGACGCTGGTGCAGGGCGGGACGCCGGAGCTCGTGCTGCCCGCCGGCGTCGTCGCGGACCGGGTGCTCGCCGGGCTGATCCTGCTGTCGGTGGTGCTCGCCGTGCTCGGCGTGCGCCACGCGCGGCGGTGGGCGGCGCGGCGGACGTCGTGGTGGCGGGCCGGGCTGCGGCTGCTGCCGAGCCTGCTGCCGCCGCTGGTCCTGGCGCTGCTGCCGCAGCTGATGAGCGTCGTGTTCGCCGGGCGGCGGGGCACGTTCGGGCAGCTCCTCTACGTCTGGCCGGGCGTCGTGAGCTGGCTCGCGGCGGCCACGATCTGCGCATTGGTGGTGTCCGCCGCGCGGATCCGGGTACTCGCGAGTGGCACGCGACGGCACAACCGGGAAGAATCGGACGGAACGAGGGGAGTGGCCGAGTGGGGATCGGTAAACAGGCCAAGCGCATCATGATCACGGTGGCGGGCGGGATCCTGCTGGTGGTCGGCGTGCTGCTGCTGGTCCTGCCGGGGCCCGGCCTGCTGCTGGTCCTCGCCGGGCTGCTGCTGCTCGCGTCGGAGTTCCCGAAGCTGGAGCGGTACGTCGACCCGGTCCGCGACCGCGCGATGAAGGCGGCCGAGGAGAGCGTCTCGTCACCTCTGCGGATCGCCGGTTCGGTGCTGGCCGGGCTCGCGCTGCTGGCGGCGGGCATCGTCTGGGGCACGGTGAAGTCCCTGCCGTTCAGCGGCTGGAGCACCGGATCGAGCCTGATCCTGTCGTCGGTGATCCTGTTCGCGCTGCTGATCTGGAGCTATCGCCGGGTGAAGTCCCGCCGGGAGGAGAAGGCGGTCAGCTGATCAGCTTGCGGACCGCTTCGGTGACCGTCGCGCGGCGGTAGGCCTCGTCGTCGGGGGCCGTGGCGATCATCTCGACCGTCTGGGCCGACCACATCGCCGCCAGCGTCAGCACCATCATCAGCAGCTGCTCCGGCTCGAAGCGGTCCGAGACCGTGCCGGCCTCCTGGGCCGCGCGGATGGCCTCGACCTTGCCCTTGGCCGAGTCCGCGATCGCCTGGATCGTGCGGCCCGTGCCGGCGCGCTCGAGGCGGTACCAGGCGGAGATCCGCGTCACCTCGGGGTAGGCCACGTAGTTGTCGAACAGCCGGCCGGCGTACCCGGGCAGGTCGTCGGCGGTGATCGGCGTCTCGGCGAGGGTGCGCTCGACGATCGTGTCGAAGACCGCGTCGAACAGGTCGTCCTTGCTGCCGAAGTAGGTGTAGACGAGGCCCGCGCTGCACTTCGCGCGCGTCGCGATCCGGTCCATCCGGGCACCGGCGATGCCGTGCGCGGCGAACTCCGCCAGCGCGGCTTCGAGCAGCTGACGGCGCTTCGCGGCGGGGTCCCGGGTGGCCATGACCCGATTCTAGTTGAACGAACGTTCAGCGCGGCCCGCCCGGACGGTAACCTCGGCCCCATGAGCGGCGGATTCCAGCGCGCCCGGCGGCCCGAGCAGATCGAGGCGCGCCGCACCGCGATCCTCGCCGCCGCGCGCGAGCTGCTCGCCGAGCGGCCGGTCGCCGAGATCAGCCTGCGGGAGCTCAGCTGCCGGGTCGGGCTCGCGAAGTCCAACGTCCTGCGCTACTTCGACAGCCGTGAGGCGATCTTCCTCGAGGTCCTGGACGTCACCTGGACGGACTGGCTCTCCTCGCTGGAGGAGACCCTCGCCGACCCCGGCCCGGACGAACCCGGCTTCGCCCGCGAAGAACGTCTCGCCGGGACGCTCGCGACGTCGCTGGCCGGGCGTCCGCTGCTGTGCGACCTGATCAGCTCGATGGGGTCGGTCCTGGAACGCAACATCTCGCTCGAGTTCGCCCGCGGCTTCAAGCGCCGCGCGGCCGCGAACACCGAACGGCTCGGCGAGCTGGTCCGGAAGCGGGTCCCCGAGCTGACGGCCGAGGGCGCGGCGCACTTCGCGGGGGCGGTGGTCGTGGTGGTGTCGGGGCTGTGGCCCTACGCCAACCCGACCGACGCCGTCGCGGCGGTGACCGCCGAGCTGGGCGGCCCGCCGGCGGGGGAGTTCTTCACGACGGCGCTGGCCGAG
This genomic window contains:
- a CDS encoding dihydrofolate reductase family protein; this translates as MTVAASFCMSLDGFVARPDNSVGPLFDWYSAGDVEVPMVGYPMTFRVAEPSAGYLRRQLAQAEHSAFVCGRTVFDHTHGWGGRPPGGGTAFVVTHRPPPADWPAENLAPFTFCPDVETAIERAKAAGDGNVGVSGPAIAQQCLALGLLDELAIDLVPVFLGEGVRYFENLAMPGAELDRVEVVEGEGVTHLRYRVRYRS
- a CDS encoding SRPBCC family protein translates to MSTTITAQPGTPFIDVTREVAAAPEKVLRAYTDPDLIVRWLGPHGMEMELLELDARSGGGYHYVHRDDRGEYRFRGVYHTVSAGKIIQTFEFAGAPGDVCLETITFTGLGDGRTRIDGHSVFPSVEARDAAVESGMEAGITDSYERLDTLLEKDA
- a CDS encoding helix-turn-helix transcriptional regulator, producing MAVDDERLDRAFTALGDPVRRALIARLSRGEATVNELAEPFAITKQAISRHLQVLEHAGLISRGRDGQRRPCRLVPAALEELTGWIDTYRLATERSYRRLDAVLETLEENG
- a CDS encoding serine hydrolase, whose translation is MTRLFALLGAFFFLLATPASAAPAREGIDDYVRAYLDHTGLPGAAVAVTHGADVVRVAGYGHDAAGAPITASTRLPIASLSKSMTAFAVLRLVDAGRVGLDQPVTRYLPEFRLADPRGARITVRMLLDQTSGMADSAFPDLTLPQPHTLAEAVSRLRDAGLADEPGAKFHYHNPNYEVAARIVEVVAGQPFAEYLRTRLFAPLGMTSSSTVDSPPAGLSPGYVRAFGFAVPVGEPDWFTGGSHGVLSTATDLTRWLIAQRDGGGVLSPASAALAHTPAPGHGYAFGWGAYRPGQLSHNGEWFGHTAAQILLPGGYGVTVLATTGLALDNDADSLAQGLATLVQGGTPELVLPAGVVADRVLAGLILLSVVLAVLGVRHARRWAARRTSWWRAGLRLLPSLLPPLVLALLPQLMSVVFAGRRGTFGQLLYVWPGVVSWLAAATICALVVSAARIRVLASGTRRHNREESDGTRGVAEWGSVNRPSAS
- a CDS encoding PGPGW domain-containing protein, with the translated sequence MGIGKQAKRIMITVAGGILLVVGVLLLVLPGPGLLLVLAGLLLLASEFPKLERYVDPVRDRAMKAAEESVSSPLRIAGSVLAGLALLAAGIVWGTVKSLPFSGWSTGSSLILSSVILFALLIWSYRRVKSRREEKAVS
- a CDS encoding TetR family transcriptional regulator, which codes for MATRDPAAKRRQLLEAALAEFAAHGIAGARMDRIATRAKCSAGLVYTYFGSKDDLFDAVFDTIVERTLAETPITADDLPGYAGRLFDNYVAYPEVTRISAWYRLERAGTGRTIQAIADSAKGKVEAIRAAQEAGTVSDRFEPEQLLMMVLTLAAMWSAQTVEMIATAPDDEAYRRATVTEAVRKLIS
- a CDS encoding TetR/AcrR family transcriptional regulator, which gives rise to MSGGFQRARRPEQIEARRTAILAAARELLAERPVAEISLRELSCRVGLAKSNVLRYFDSREAIFLEVLDVTWTDWLSSLEETLADPGPDEPGFAREERLAGTLATSLAGRPLLCDLISSMGSVLERNISLEFARGFKRRAAANTERLGELVRKRVPELTAEGAAHFAGAVVVVVSGLWPYANPTDAVAAVTAELGGPPAGEFFTTALAEGLANLLAGLVARGR